GCTGCAGGAGCTGTTCCAGCTTGGGATCCAGGGTGATCACCGGCATCTCGTCGCTGGTGCCGTTGATGTGCTGGAAGATGAGCCGGCGCAGGGCCACGCGAACGGCGGCGGTAAGGCTGTCGGCATCCTGGCCGCGCCCCCCCTGCTGGGCCAGGGTCTCGGCAATGGTCCGCATGTCCCGGACGGGGATGCCGTCGGCCAGCAGGTTCTGGAGGACGCGCAGCAGGGTGCCGAGGCTGACCGTATCCGGGACCAGGCTCTCCACCAGCTTGGGGGCGTTCTCCTTGAGCTTGTCCAGGAGGTTCTGGACCTCCTCGTGGCCGATGAGCTCGTGGGCATGGTCCTGCAGGATCTGGGAGAGGTGGGTCGCCACCACGGTATTGGCGTCCACCACCGTATACCCCATGCCCTGGGCCTCGTCCCGCCGAGCGGGGTCGATCCAGATGGCCGGCAGGCCGAAGGCCGGATCCTGACCCTCGATGCCGTCGATCTCGCCGTGGACCTCCCCGGGATTGATGGCCATCTCGCGATCCGGATGGAGGGTCGCCTCCCCGGCGGTGACCCCCATGAGGACCACCCGGTAGCGCGAGGGCTGCAGATCCAGGTTGTCTCGAATATGGACCGGCGGGATGAGGAAGCCCAGGTCCTGGGAGAGCTTCTTGCGCACCCCCTTGATGCGGTCCATGAGCTGACCGCCCTGGTTGCGGTCCACCATGGGGATGAGGCGGTAGCCCACCTCCAGGCCGATGGTATCCACCGGGACGACATCGTCCCAGCCCACCTCCTTGGGTTCCGTGCTGGGCTCGGCCTCCTCGGCCGCGGGTGCGGCGGCCTCCTCCGCGGCGACCGCCTCCGCCTGGGCGCGACGCCCCATACCCCAGGCGATGCCGGCCGTTAGCCCCGCCAGGGAGAGGAAGGCGACATTCGGCATCCCCGGCACCAGGCCCATGACACCGAGAAGGCCGGCCGCCACCCACACCGGGCGCGGATTCCCCAGGAGCTGGCCGATGACCTCCTGGCTCATCTCCTGCGGGGAGGAGACCCGGGTAACCATGATGCCAGCGGCCGTGGAGAGCAGCAGCGACGGGATCTGCGCCACCAGGCCGTCGCCGATGGCCAGCAGGGTGTAATTGGTAGTCGCATCGCCGATGGACATCCCGTGCTGGCCCATGCCCACGGCCAGCCCGCCCAGGATATTGATGGCGGTGATCAGGATGCCGGCAATGGCGTCGCCACGGACGAACTTGGAGGCACCATCCATGGAGCCGTAGAACTCGGCCTCCGAGGCGATCTCCTCGCGGCGCTGCTTGGCCTGCTCCTGGTCGATGATGCCGGCATTGAGGTCGGCGTCGATGGCCATCTGCTTGCCGGGCATGGCATCCAGGGTAAAGCGCGCCGTCACCTCGGAGATCCGGCCGGCGCCCTTGGTCACCACCACGAAGTTGATGATGACCAGGATGACGAAGACCACCAGCCCCACGGCGTAGTTGCCGCCCACCACGAATTCGCCGAAGGACTCGATGACGTGGCCGGCGGCATCGGTCCCGGTGTGCCCCTCCAGGAGCACCACGCGGGTGGAGGCGACATTCAGCGCCAGGCGGAAGAGCGTCGCCACCAGGAGGATGGCGGGGAAGATGGCGAAGTCCACCGGCCGCATGGCGTAGACCGCCACCAGAAGCACCACCAGCGACAGGGCGATGTTGAAGCTGAAGAAGGTATCCAGCAGGAAGGGCGGCAGCGGCAGGACGATCATGGACAGCAGCGCCATGACCAGGATCGGCACCCCCAGCCCGTTGCGGGCGATGTTGCCCACGCTGCCCAGCCAGTTATCGGCCGTGGATGCCGGCTCTGCCATTCACTGCTCCGCGGTGCGGGCGGTCATCCTGCCCTCGGGTGTCAAATTCATGGCGCATCCGCCAATTCCTCGGGGATCGGAAGGTCGTCGAAGCGCTCCGGCCCGGACTGCCCTTCCTCCCGCAGGAAGTAGAGATACGCCAGGATCTGGGCCACCGCCTGGAAGAGTCCGGCGGGGATCGCCTGATCCAGCTCCGCATGGGCATACAAGGCGCGTGCCAACGGCGGGGCCTCGAGGATGGGGACCTCGTTGTCACTGGCCACCGACCGGATCTGATTCGCCATGAGGTCCACCCCCTTGGCTACCACCACCGGGGCGGCCATGCTCTCCTGGTCGTAGCGCAGGGCCACGGCGAAGTGGGTCGGGTTGGTCACCACCACATCGGCGGAGGGGACCTCCTCCATCATCCGCTTCTGCGCCATCTCCTGCTGCAGGGAGCGGATGCGCTGCTTGACCTGCGGGTCCCCTTCCGTCTGTTTGTTCTCGTCCTGGACCTCCTTTCGCGTCATCTTGAGCTGGCGCTGGTTGTCCCAGAGCTGGAAGGGGATATCCACCACCGCCAGCAGGATGAGGGAGAGGCTCATGAAGAAGAAGGCGTAGAGGAGAAGCTCCCCCATCTGCGCCATGGCCACTTCCAGGCTGGCCGTTCCCAGGGCCAGGAAGTCGCGCCCCTCCATCCAGAGGAAGAGGATGGCCAGGGCCCCTACCAACGAGAACTTGAAGAAGGCCTTGAGGAATTCCAGCCCGCCGCGAGGCCCGAAGACCCGCCCGAGCCCCTTGACGGGGTCCAGCTTGCTCCACTTGAAGGCCATGGCCTCCAGGGAGATGACCCAGCCTGACAAGGCGATGGAGCTGA
This region of Thiohalospira halophila DSM 15071 genomic DNA includes:
- the flhA gene encoding flagellar biosynthesis protein FlhA — protein: MAEPASTADNWLGSVGNIARNGLGVPILVMALLSMIVLPLPPFLLDTFFSFNIALSLVVLLVAVYAMRPVDFAIFPAILLVATLFRLALNVASTRVVLLEGHTGTDAAGHVIESFGEFVVGGNYAVGLVVFVILVIINFVVVTKGAGRISEVTARFTLDAMPGKQMAIDADLNAGIIDQEQAKQRREEIASEAEFYGSMDGASKFVRGDAIAGILITAINILGGLAVGMGQHGMSIGDATTNYTLLAIGDGLVAQIPSLLLSTAAGIMVTRVSSPQEMSQEVIGQLLGNPRPVWVAAGLLGVMGLVPGMPNVAFLSLAGLTAGIAWGMGRRAQAEAVAAEEAAAPAAEEAEPSTEPKEVGWDDVVPVDTIGLEVGYRLIPMVDRNQGGQLMDRIKGVRKKLSQDLGFLIPPVHIRDNLDLQPSRYRVVLMGVTAGEATLHPDREMAINPGEVHGEIDGIEGQDPAFGLPAIWIDPARRDEAQGMGYTVVDANTVVATHLSQILQDHAHELIGHEEVQNLLDKLKENAPKLVESLVPDTVSLGTLLRVLQNLLADGIPVRDMRTIAETLAQQGGRGQDADSLTAAVRVALRRLIFQHINGTSDEMPVITLDPKLEQLLQQSGQVSEGQEMTLEPGMAERLHGALAEKTQERELAGEPAVVLVSPAVRPLLARFVRPTIPGLNVLSYNEVPDNKQLRVVATVGAEG
- the flhB gene encoding flagellar biosynthesis protein FlhB, with product MAENEEGQEKTEEPTPKRMQDARDKGQVPRSRELTTMAMVMAAAGGFYFFGPMMIDGLLNILEANFAQEREAVFDEGILIERLFASALQGLWVITPFLIVMVIIAIVSSIALSGWVISLEAMAFKWSKLDPVKGLGRVFGPRGGLEFLKAFFKFSLVGALAILFLWMEGRDFLALGTASLEVAMAQMGELLLYAFFFMSLSLILLAVVDIPFQLWDNQRQLKMTRKEVQDENKQTEGDPQVKQRIRSLQQEMAQKRMMEEVPSADVVVTNPTHFAVALRYDQESMAAPVVVAKGVDLMANQIRSVASDNEVPILEAPPLARALYAHAELDQAIPAGLFQAVAQILAYLYFLREEGQSGPERFDDLPIPEELADAP